The Sabethes cyaneus chromosome 3, idSabCyanKW18_F2, whole genome shotgun sequence DNA window AAAGGTCATGGGGAAAAGTTTAAATTCCATTTGAGTCATAAAACGGTCCCTCAACAGATTATTTTCGTTCCATTCAGGTCTCATGGTTAACCAAAATTACAATATGTTGCGTATGTGAATTGGCTTCGGAGAAACGGAAGTAAACGAACTGCTTGGAAAGGACATTTCCTGATGGTCATATCATGTTCACCCACTCTGACGGTTTCCTTCAACACAGATTACAGCATTGATTTTCGATTCTAATGCCGAAATCGATTTTTAAACCTTAAATTTTCTTGCTGAATTAGAAAGAGCATTCTATTCAGTTTTCTCAAAACGGAAATAATGCTTTATTGCTTTTATGATCAGAAACATAAAGGAATTTATTGCCTACGAACAGCGGTAATTAACATTTCTGTGGAATTATTTGTAAATTAACATCAAGATGGGCACTTAAGCGTTGATGGTTGATTTTTCGAAATTGAAAAAAGCACTTCTTTTgctcaaaataataaaacatgaAAACACAAACAAATTGAATTTTGGCACATCTTCTGAACGGACAATTGAATAAATTCTTCGATCATTTCAAACTCAAACTTAGCTATACAATTTGTTATAAACTTTTTgaatttcaaaaacagtttttgttaaaaataataattttgtttctACTTTATAATATGTTTATTATGGTATGGTTGGTACGGATACAGTAGATGTATTATAATCAAGAATAGCATTTATTAAGGTGAAATATCGCTTCAGAAAATTTGGAAAGTCAATAACCCCAAACTCACGTTGATTCCCAAAATAAAATAGATTGCCGCCTGCACAAAGGTGTGAGATGGAATTAGTTCAGTTTCAGAGTTATCATAATCAGAGTTAGTTTAGAATCAGAATCGTGGGGTTTGATAAAACTCTGTTTCATAAACTAACCTGACTTAGGACATCTGAGAGCTTGTAAGAATGTCTAAACTTAAATCTTCGCAACAGAGCACTATGCGTAGCATGACGAGCATGCATTTCCTCTTTGCTTAGTGAATTCAATGGTGTACGTCAGGCCTGTGGTCTGTGCTAGTGGGAAGCTATTCGAGCTTATTATACCCGAATACTTAACTTTTAACTTCTCTCGCTAAATTGATGATACCCAGCACGGTTTCATGCCCAAACGGTCCACCTGCACCAACTTGGTTTCATACACATCCTTCATAGCTCCTTCACTGCAGAAACATTACCAACTTGATGCAATCTACACCGACTTATCGACGGCTTTTGATAAAATCAATCACCAGATGGCGGTAGCAAAACTTCAGCAATTTGGAATAAGCGATAATACGTTGTGCTGGTTCGAGTCCTATCTCACAGGACGCTCAATGCCCGTCAAAATAGGTAGCGTCATTTCATCACCCTTCTCAGTGTTACATCTGGCGTACCTCAAGGTAGTCATCTTTCTGCTTTACCTAAATATCAATTTTACACTGAATttttttgatgtcctgaaagtgaacagttataaaaaagtgagcgaccaaccCCATCTTTCACCCGATTGTATCtccatactgcaagaatttattcaaatctgGTGTGTTATATGAAAAACGGGTTGAGGGAATATTTATGTATGTAAAGTGATGCAGCAAGTTTCAAAGTAAGGAAAAATTGGCCtgaaccgaaaataggtttTGGATTAAATTGTTGCCTTACTATTTGTTGCATGCAATGGTTTACATACCTTTATGCCCCTGGGGCaaagaccttcatactttttttccTATCTATTTCGGTGCATTTCGTGGTTGgtgcgctcgaggtttcctcacctagcaccacggttgcggcctcgttgccggtcgagcgtatcatactccatccattTTCGAAGGTTGAAGCATccagctccacagaggaaagcagagcttcttgagcgcacatgtattgCTACTAGGTAAAGATCCGAGTCGACATCCGctccccgtagggagcgtacgttggtgatgtttgagaaaaaccgcccctcgatgagaatatggccCGAGATTTGGCACgtggttcgttggtcaggtgatctccaggtggctttgtggatatctttaggGAAAAGAAAGTCACCAAGTTtcggaaagctgcaaagttgatgctgGCCGTTCGTGTCGGTGTCCAGGTTAtgaggcccgatcaccggtctattcgcgactacgaagtcaTGGTGCTGCCATCTGGATAAGTTTAGTATATGCGTGAAGCAAGGATaaaaatttgttaaagagtgcaagaaatagacagattttgaaccattcTTCACGCACACTCACATATGAGTGAGCACTTTCATGAGGGTAAGAGATCATGtagcttcgtagtcgcgaatacattgcttccctatCGACGTTCAAATCCCTgataacgatcttgatgtcccgcggcgagcagctgtcgtacgttgcctcgagctgcgcatagaatgcttccttctcgtcgtcggatcTACtacgtgtggacaatgcacattACTACGAAGCCCGTCGGTCGCTTTGGTAAAATTGggcttgccgccacggatccttcacaacttctcgcctttgcgatagATCTTCTGCAGTGTCATGATACCGAACTTTCGGGGTCCTAACTGATCGAGCCGCACTCTGTCACCTACAACATTTTAGCAATCTGCAGTgccaggtaccaagttttcaTTCCATATCCTTaattcgtcgcctttgtccatgccgaatatttcGAGTAGAATTTACCTGACTCTTTTTAGTGTTTTGGATTTAGATTGGTAGCCGTACCAGGACCTACGCTACCGAGTCCCGTGATGGGGCTGCtatcttgcagtgtcgagagAACACTGTGCCTCCTGGTACCACGTGACGGTAGGGATAGGATTTGCCTGgaaagaggctaaggaccactatggaggctgttttacgcattatccaaccatttacaaACCAACTTACCTAGTTTTCGTATGTAGTTTGTTAATTCActaattatgtttacctactgtctgAACGTGTACTTTTACGAAATCCTGtgaccaaaatatcatttatagaaaggagCATCCAACTTTCAacacaaattaaaaaataacgctcaaatttaaagttcaattttggtGTTTGAAATGCCAATTAAAATTAATCTACAATTTTAATGTATGCGATGGAGTTGTATCCACAACTAATGCACGTCATCAGTAGAGCAGATAACAATAACTGTCTGCACTGTGGGTCGATAGTCGAGACTATTGAACTTTGAACATAAATATAGTGAATGTCCGCGCGTTGCAGCAGCCTGAGCATACTTCCGACAAAGGAGTGCTTCATTCTTCAACGGATGGCGAAGAATCGAATTTGCAGAGATTATGAAACCAACCTTCCAGCACATAAGGACAAACAGACGTAATCTACTACTAATGATCATTATCAGTTACATTACATTCATAAGTTTAAATCAGGGAACAATAAACCTAAATGAACTAGATTTTCATATTAAAATTGAAACTAATGGCGCcatgtaaataatttttaacaCGGACAAATAAAATGACATTGTAAAAAAATCATGTGTATCTTGATACGAACAGAAGTTTGTTCGTCCCAAGGTCTAGTTTTTGTCAAATTAatcttttcatttaaaaataattcataTCTAGTTTATCTAGCATTGATAAACCACCGAAATTAAAAGATCAAAAAACGTGGCTGCTGAAAAacatgctagtgtttttttattatttgccgtattttttcgtttagagaTAAATATAGTAAAGAATTATTATCGATAGGGTGACATAATACGGATATGGGCTTATATCTATCAGTGTTTTAGATCGGTATAACAAACAAATCGGGCGTTTCATGCGTCATCAGATTCAGAGGTGATATTTTCAACCGGTTCATAAACGGCTCCCAACATAGTTCATTATAAgttcaaaaaaaatataaatatgtatgctttttggaaaaaatgtgCACTTAAACATGGTAGGCTTAAATTAAACCGCATGTGCATTCGTCATTTAATAATGTATCTTAATGAAGCGACGCGTTAGTTAGCTAATGGGCACAAAGCAGATTACAAACGAACTTTTGTGTCACAAACGGATAATTCTCAATCGATCACACCCATTCGTTTTCGGTACCAGTAGCTGTGCATCCCAAACTCTATATAATGGTATTCGAAATGCACATCCCAAGCCACTATATTGCGGGCTTAATGCAGTGGTGAAGTTAACCTGTTTTGTGTATGTGTCCTTTGGTTTTTCTCCTGCCGACAATCTTCGACCTGCTTGAGCAGCTGATCCTGCAAGGCTAACAGTTCCCGTGTTCGCTGATAGATAGGATCCTGTTGTCGCATGCTCGGATTCCACCGACAGTACAGTCCCTTCCAGAGGCGAATATGCCGCATACTGACCACTGGTTTCAGCACCGGCTGGATGGCCATATTGCGGCCCCCGTACAGCGGATTACGATATTGTTCATGCGAGGAATTCATAAAAGACCATAGCGACACGGTGCGATTCTTTAGATCTGATTTATAAAAGGAATGATAGGTTATTTGCACAACTAACTATAATAAGTTTTCACAAAACTTACCATTTTGAACCCGTTCCCGTTCCGTGTTGTACAGAAAAGTTCCAAACCGGCACGAGTACAGATGATCCAGAACAGTAATAAGAAAGTATTCGTTGAATTCCAACGCATGTGGAaattgttttgttatttgcCAGACACAGTCGATAAACTGCAGGAACACTGGTGACCGATCGGCATCCGAATGGTGATTATCGCCATGGCCAATTCTCTACAAAAGAATAGAATGAAGCTTGAATATTACGAGTTCAAAATCAAGCTCTCAACTCCCCCTTACCTGTTCAAATTTATGACCAAAACTAAGCCATTCTTTCTCAATCAACACCTCAAAGCCCTTCAATGTTCGGTAATATGGATCCAGCAGGAGCATGGCTAAGGCAGTCAACTGCGAGGTGCGATCCCATCCATCCGAGCAGTGTACAACAACCGACATGCGCATATTTTCTATCTAAAATAAGTGAAACGATGCTCAGGTAAATCAAGACGCACAACAAACTCTTCGAACACGTACTCTATCAACAATTCGAACCGCCCCAGCCAAAATGCATTTTATATGTTTCAACCACAAGGTGCTGTCCACCGCCGAAAGCCACTTCTGGTCATCACTAGCCGGGAAACAGATTTCCTTCAATTTACGCAAACTTTCACGCATTACATGAATGTTGTGGATGTCGAGAAAAGTCAGCTCGACATTTTTGTAGGCGTCCTCCGATTCGTAGCCACCGCCTTTAGCTTTATTTGCGATTGCGTTGGCATTTGGTCTAGCATCGAAAATAGACAGCTTATCCGATTGCGCATTCGCTTCCATTATGTAGTTGATATAAGTTTCATCGGCATCGTTCCGCTTGCCACTGACTCCGACCAGCGGCTGTGAGCAACGAGTAATCGTTGCCAACGACTTTGGATGAATCCAGCACAGAACCGGAAGACGATTTCGCGATCGAAAATTAGCAACCTGCTTCAGCAGGTCATCTTTAGCCGATTTAGGGACAGCCCAAACAGAAGGATAGCTGTCGCATATTTCGTACTTTTCGTTGATTCTTGTGATTCGCCAAGTATCGTTGTTTGCACTATTAACGCCCATTCGACGAAGTTCCGCTACAGGTTCGTACACACTCCAACCATCCTCAGGAAACTTTTCCTTGTAGTTAAAGGCAAACAATTGCCCGTTATTAGCCAGCGGAAATGCGTACAattgtaatttttcaaatactgTCCGCCTGGAATGGTTTTCCTGTTTATGGGCAAATCGTAGGTTACGCATATCTTtgcagaaaatgtcgattccatAAGAGTTTTCGCCCCTTGAGCTAGCTCCGCCGACCTTTTCTATTCGGCTTACCGCTCCCAAGGAGCAATCTACAATTACAACGGGATCCTTGTCGCTTGCAGGCTGCGACCGAAAGTGTAATCTATAGTTTGTAATTGTCAGGGTTCCAACAACGGGTCCACTGTATGGACAAATGTAGGATACGTCATTTTTAATGTCTTGCATGTTCTCTCCCGACAAGTAAGAGAACGGCGATTCATTAGCCACCTTTAGAGAAAAAAACGTTTAAACAATCAACAATCAGATAATACGAAATGTCTGGAAATACTAAAACGATACTCACAATCGTGTCCATGCCGTGCTTCGAATTAAGGGAACTGGATTTAGAGTCTGAATCTAGCGAGTTTGAACTACGATGGAAGTCGGAATTATGATGGTCCATGTTTGTTTCGGTTTCGCGTCTAGAGGAGACTACGCCCCCGCCGTTGATTGGCTTCCGTTTGCGTGTTTACTGTTGACGTAACAAAGCTGTCACGGGAGCAGTTCACTATCACAATAAACTTTCACTTCGTATCTTATTTATTACACATCACTAGCTGTTAATAACTGAAAATTTACACGATCAGAATGAATTGCTAGAAAGACAATTACTAAACGACATAACAAACAATAACTCTGCCGTCACGCACGATCACGATGGTCGCGATACGCGCAAGAAATATAAGAAagaatacagattttttttgttgcaCCAGCTTTGACGTTGACACTTGACAGATACCGTTAGACAGCGATCaaagaacaaaacaaaacggaATCGGGGTGCTAGGTGCCGTTCAAAAATTGCATAACGCAGCATTAGGGGTATGGGGTATAATGAAtacaaattgttgtaaaaatatctcaaactcaaattttagtcaaatttttgtttcttattttatagaatggaattggccatatttccttttttaattatatttttctttttcgtcttaAAAAATTACCGTATACtgcaaatgcaaatttttgtacgcgaaaaaataaatttatttattgttaagatacttgtGATAAtcaattacaaattacaaaatccgtaatttttatgatagaatctctcaaaacgataaaaaattatggtggactacaataagtttgatggtataGTTATCAATTTTGTGAATAAATTAACTATAATGGTTTTACTGTATTTTATATCCCACTGttacaatagaccaaatcaaggtgacgtcatctggcagatactggcgcctttgtttacaaacagaccgtagaatccaaaaaagtttcagctgtttaaacggcaagtttgttgtttaagtcgagtttaaacagcattgggactaaatttaaaagccattatgcctgtaaaatgttaaaatacacgctacattcgctataaacggaaaggaaagttttctaaaatgtaaacaagggcgccagtatctgtcaattgacggtatgatgatttggtctataatcTATTcttatcttcgtgttatggtttTTTTTCGGGTGTGCTCTGGCACTACAGCCAGAGCTGCcataatacagatatttgtgcatgcataaatttgggaccctaccgttttctccggagtatttaattttctcgatctaattttttaaataacataaatagtttatggactactttaaaattcaggaacattagtagagccagaaatcacagcaactgaaataattgatgggtcccaaatttatgtatgcacaaatatctgtatttgtggcagctctgactacagcaccccatcgacatctctatatcgagctgcagtaaacgtcagcgacagcatgtccggggctcaaaatttgacagcgggcccaaatcagactgctggcagttgagtgaaacgcagtgctgaattgctatctcattttcgcacacacgagatgttggcggcgagaacatggttgtctgccatgggcttggACTACAGCCCTGATGGAGTAAAGTAATGTGAATGTCGACGGTCGACTATTGAATGTTGTCGTCTGTCGTTTACTTTCAGATTTGATGGTGTTTTCTTTTAATCTACTTTTTCGAATAACAGAAAATAACTTGCATCAGATTAGTCGTTTCATTATTAGAAACAGCTTGAGTGCATGCTATTGAGTGGAAGTATCAATATCAAGTGTAGTTTATAGTCTACTAACAAGATAAAACAAACATTCCCGTTACATcgtcaaaatgaattccttttTGAGGGGATCCACCAATTATGTTTGGTGTACGACCAGCGTTCTAGGAAAGGGAGCAACTGGTGCAGTTTACCAAGGCGTTAATAAACACAATGGGGAACCAGTTGCCGTGAAAACGTTCAACCAGCTTAGCCATATGAGACCTCACGATGTACAGATGCGGGAGTTCGAAGTGCTCCGCAAGGTGAAGCACAACAATATCGTAAAGCTGCTGGATATCGAAGATGATCAGGAAGGTCGAGGTAAGGTGATTGTAATGGAATTATGCACTGGTGGCAGTTTGTTCAATATCTTGGACGATCCGGAGAATACCTACGGGTTACCACAACGCGAGTTCCTACTGGTGCTGGAACACCTGTCAGCAGGAATGAAGCATTTGAGAGATAACAATCTTGTTCATCGAGATTTAAAACCGGGTAATATTATGAAGTACATCTCAGAAGATGGCCGCACAATATATAAACTGACAGATTTTGGTGCGGCACGCGAGTTGGAAGAAAATCAGCAGTTTGTGTCGCTGTACGGTACGGAGGAGTACTTGCATCCAGATATGTACGAGAGAGCTGTACTTCGAAAGTCCATCAATCGGAGCTTTACAGCAAATGTGGATCTGTGGTCCATAGGTGTAACACTTTATCACGTGGCAACGGGAAACCTTCCCTTTCGGCCATTTGGTGGACGAAAAAATAAGGAAACAATGCACCATATAACCACTAAAAAAGAACCAGGTGTCATTTCCGGAACACAAACAAGCGAGAATGGTCCCATCGAATGGTCTCGTCATCTGCCACCTCACTGCCAACTGAAGGCAGGTTTGAAGTATCTGGTAACACCGCTGCTAGCAGGACTGTTGGAGGAAAATCAAACAAGAATGTGGTCCTTTGAACGCTTTTTCCGTGAAGTCCAACACATTCTGAACAGAAAGCGTGTTCATATATTCTATGCCAATCGGGCAATTTCCATCGAGGTTTACATGGACCCGGAGGAAACTTGCTTCAATCTGAAGGAGCACATTTTCGTGCAGACGGAAGTTCCTCATAGCGCACAGCTGCTGCTTATGGACACGGAGTTACATGATCTTAAAGTTGGTGCTAATAGTACTGGTTAGTTTTTGTTCTCTTATAATTTACCACTGGTTGTACCTATTCTGATGTTCCCTTCCATGGTGGTGGTAAGTGGTATGCCAAGCACTCCACAAGTATGCGGAACTAAAATTTAAGCGGCTGCCCAAGCGCTCGGcaaaccacctactcatggaAGGTATCATCGGAATGTAACAGTTTGAAttagatatatgtgtagtatgtagtattgcataatttaccttTATATATGATAGAATGTGTCACGTAAAGCGGAAATGAGCGGATCTGATTGTAAATCAAACCCGTTTAGACTGAAGCACCGGAAGGGCTTAATATGTTTGCTAGGTGGAATGCTGATCATGCTTGCGCGCTTCGCAGGCATGCACGAGGCACAGAAATTTCACTGGAAAACTGAAGCTAAGATTGACCGagattttgtctttttcttacTCAGGAAAATATGAAATTATCGCTACTTACTTAGAATGAGTGtttaaaaatgatgtgatgtttTTATTTGCGTGAACGGGACATTTTCTGTTGGgatgccatagaatttgtggctgttaagCGATTATGGACATATACGCATGTGTAGGTGTATAGCTATGTGAGTGTATGTTAGAGTGTTCTTTGATAAGGCGGAATTTTCTTTTTATAGCTTTGCAGCCGGCTTTAACTGGAATTCCATTTCTACCTGGATCTTGTTGGAAAATAgctgtgcaagtaaaagcaaatcTTCGATTCTTTGGATTCAAGCAATAGCGAAGGGCTGTTCTTAGTATACCATCATTTTCATTGCTTAACATATGTTCATAGGCCTTAAAATATGGCCATGTTATTCGGATTTTCAATGGGATTTTGTTGCTTCAATACCATTTTCACAGAGGGCTATCAACTTCGCTAGCATCATATCCAGTCCTGCTTCAGTAACAGTTTACACATAACATGGCAtaactacatacatacatacaactaCATGGCATAACTCCAAGTGAAGTTATACATGATTCATCACATCCTTTCTCAGCTACAGGAATGCTTTAGTTTGCGACtctctgaagagcataccgataAAACCGGTTGACTAATGCTACAAACAGACAATTACTGTCACCGGGCCAGATCCCCATTGTATCGCATCTGTTTCCATTTTTCGAAAGTTCTAGTAATTTTTTGATAATTCcaagcgataatattgctcttgaataatattccgcactgAAAAATTCGGAAATTAACGCCAACAGTTACAATACTGCAATGATGGCATGTAAGCAAGCGGCGGTAGCTTTTAGGGAGCACAGGTGGGATTGGTTGCCgaccgtgatgacatgggtagtgTGAGAGATGGGTAGCATCCATCCTAGCTAGTAATCAGTAAGTAGTAGCACAGAGCATGTGGTAGTAGCATAGGACATGCGTAGACATAGAATCCCAGAGTCCTCGTGATATTACTATACTCCTCACTGCGACACTAATATTGTGgagggcagtgaaaaatcagtTATAGCTGACAGCAATGGAGAAAACGGCGTAGAGTCGTGGCGAAAGTCCAAATTGGATGCGAACAAGACTGACAGGCAGGGAAGCGGATAAAGAAGAGTAAGGAGAACATCAAGATAAGTACATTCATTCAAATTAGTGCTATTGCTTATACAATTATGGCGGGTCCGGGAAGAGTCAAGTTCTGTCATCTTTTCCTCCTCATTAATTTATCATCATCAACTCATTACGGCGCTAGTGCCGTCCGCACGAACTCTTTTGTCATCAAAACACCTTCTCTCTGCCTTGCACAGACTTTGCTCTAACTGTCCCACCTCATACTGCAAACTGAAACGGTTACACTCATTCTGATGTTTCGTTTTCACAGCTCGTGGTTACCCGGAAAGCGAAGCGGAGAGTCCACTTATGTTGTTCAATATTGAGAATAATAACGTTACCCTTCCGGCCGAGCTTGATCTGCCGAAGTTTCCCTCGTTTCCCAGTGGTGTATCAGTGGAGAACGACGCGAGTTTGGCGAAGGTTGCTTGTAGTGTAGGACACGAATGCAAGCGCCGTATAGAGACGTTCTCCAGTTTGGACACCCTGATGAATAAAGCCGTGGAGCAATTTGCAGGATTGCTGAAGAACTTACTGATGAAATTGCAGGAGTAAGTATGAAATGGGCATTTTTTTACTTACAATGATTGATTGTAAACTATTTTCCGCAGACGGGTAAAGCATTTAGAGGATATGGGCAATTCTATCTGGGAGATAGCGGATCTAGTGGAAATAGTGGTGTTGAATGTGAGTATTATTAGGCTCAAAAATATGGATTCTAACTCTAAattataattcttattttttaaacaGAACGACTCGTATCAGGATAAAGCAACCACAATTAGCACCGAATTGAACGTACTAAAGGCAGACTTTCAGCGAGTGTCGGATCCTGTTCAACAGCTATTCAATCGCTTCGTCCTGGATGAGTCACTGAGCCGTGATTGGATTACCGCATACCGTGACTTACGCAGTCCAAACAAGCACCGGGTGAATGAAAAAGCGAAGCATCTGGTGGACCGTCTGCGTGACTCTTGGCAGCATCTACTGCGAGACCGTGCCACACGCTCGCTAACCTATAACGACGAACAGTTTCACGCAttggaaaaaatcaaaattaccgAAACTGGAAAGCGAGTGAAGGCACTGCTGAACGATGACGTACGTCCGGCAGTCGAGCTGGAAGCGGAATGTTTGGCAGACTGGTACAAGAAAGCGCAAACAATTTTCTTGCAGACGCAGTTTCTTCACAAAGACGTTAGATCGCATGAAGGAAAATTGTACGATATTCGTGACCAGCTGATTCAGATCAAAGAAGATTTGAAAGAGGATATCAAGAACGACGGAGAAGTGTCGAAGATTGCCAATGAAACTTCGGTGAACGAGCAAAATATCGAGTGCATGAAGAAATCCAAAGAGATGCAATGCTATTTGAGGGTGCGATTATTTGTTAGTTTTACAATTCAATCGTCGATtaatttgatttgttttttcaGACTTTGTTTAATTATCAGCGCGAAATCAAAAAGATTTTACAGCAAAACAGTGAGCTGGTCGATGCGGTTCAGCAGTTGTCCATGAACAGGGAAGatgacaattaaactattatATTGATAATCGATTATAGTTTATAAATAATGGGTCGAAAGCGATAAAATGTAAATAATAGCTGCTAAGTTTAGTATTGAATTTGATTCTAGTACTTACATATTGGAGTATACACATTGATTTACTGcgttatagtatataagtacGGTACGTGCTGCCTCTGATTATGACTATGTGTAACACAAACAATACAGTCTGTTacggatagaaaaaaaaacagacttTCCTTAGCTCCTGACTAGGAATTCCATTATTTATCATGATGTATTGCCTTTTTATTACTCTTATTTTGTGATCTACGTATAACTATTGTTGAACCGTATTGTactatttaataaaaaatatacggtgcttacaagctgatttattaaaaaataatggttattgtaatttttgtttctCACCAAAACGCTATTCGAATTTTCACTTAGACGTAAGGATAGACGAAGAAagttagtaaataaataaaatactatTGTTAAAATATGCAttggatgaagctctaccttcctacctggagctagatgcttcgccCATTAAAGACGAATGCTGCAGGATACGC harbors:
- the LOC128741771 gene encoding serine/threonine-protein kinase TBK1 produces the protein MNSFLRGSTNYVWCTTSVLGKGATGAVYQGVNKHNGEPVAVKTFNQLSHMRPHDVQMREFEVLRKVKHNNIVKLLDIEDDQEGRGKVIVMELCTGGSLFNILDDPENTYGLPQREFLLVLEHLSAGMKHLRDNNLVHRDLKPGNIMKYISEDGRTIYKLTDFGAARELEENQQFVSLYGTEEYLHPDMYERAVLRKSINRSFTANVDLWSIGVTLYHVATGNLPFRPFGGRKNKETMHHITTKKEPGVISGTQTSENGPIEWSRHLPPHCQLKAGLKYLVTPLLAGLLEENQTRMWSFERFFREVQHILNRKRVHIFYANRAISIEVYMDPEETCFNLKEHIFVQTEVPHSAQLLLMDTELHDLKVGANSTARGYPESEAESPLMLFNIENNNVTLPAELDLPKFPSFPSGVSVENDASLAKVACSVGHECKRRIETFSSLDTLMNKAVEQFAGLLKNLLMKLQERVKHLEDMGNSIWEIADLVEIVVLNNDSYQDKATTISTELNVLKADFQRVSDPVQQLFNRFVLDESLSRDWITAYRDLRSPNKHRVNEKAKHLVDRLRDSWQHLLRDRATRSLTYNDEQFHALEKIKITETGKRVKALLNDDVRPAVELEAECLADWYKKAQTIFLQTQFLHKDVRSHEGKLYDIRDQLIQIKEDLKEDIKNDGEVSKIANETSVNEQNIECMKKSKEMQCYLRTLFNYQREIKKILQQNSELVDAVQQLSMNREDDN
- the LOC128742186 gene encoding myotubularin-related protein 2 — its product is MDHHNSDFHRSSNSLDSDSKSSSLNSKHGMDTIVANESPFSYLSGENMQDIKNDVSYICPYSGPVVGTLTITNYRLHFRSQPASDKDPVVIVDCSLGAVSRIEKVGGASSRGENSYGIDIFCKDMRNLRFAHKQENHSRRTVFEKLQLYAFPLANNGQLFAFNYKEKFPEDGWSVYEPVAELRRMGVNSANNDTWRITRINEKYEICDSYPSVWAVPKSAKDDLLKQVANFRSRNRLPVLCWIHPKSLATITRCSQPLVGVSGKRNDADETYINYIMEANAQSDKLSIFDARPNANAIANKAKGGGYESEDAYKNVELTFLDIHNIHVMRESLRKLKEICFPASDDQKWLSAVDSTLWLKHIKCILAGAVRIVDRIENMRMSVVVHCSDGWDRTSQLTALAMLLLDPYYRTLKGFEVLIEKEWLSFGHKFEQRIGHGDNHHSDADRSPVFLQFIDCVWQITKQFPHALEFNEYFLITVLDHLYSCRFGTFLYNTERERVQNDLKNRTVSLWSFMNSSHEQYRNPLYGGRNMAIQPVLKPVVSMRHIRLWKGLYCRWNPSMRQQDPIYQRTRELLALQDQLLKQVEDCRQEKNQRTHTQNRLTSPLH